Below is a window of Veillonella rodentium DNA.
TCGTATCGTATACTATAGGTAAGATGCGACAGTATGCCCCGTGTGCAGGTGTCTGACGGTTCGGTATATTTCGCACGCAAGTGATTTGGCGTATTTTGCCGCCGGTGGCTCGGCATATTTCGCCCCCAAAGGTTTTAGTTATAGTTTGTCCCGAGGAGGTCCTCATGTCTCAATATGAATTTATCGATAAACGTGTGCCGATTGCGCTCGACAATCCTTCGATTTATCATGACATCTCAAAATGTAAGAACTGCACCTTGTGCCGTCGCGCTTGTGCGGACGTGATGAGCGTGCTCGATTATTACGATCTCGATGCGAACGGCGACGTGCCCGTATGTATTCACTGCGGTCAGTGCGCGGCGGCGTGTCCGTTCGATTCCATGCATGCCAAATCCGAGCTTGATAAGGTGAAAGCAGCCCTCGCGGATCCCGATAAAATCGTTGTCATCCAGACGGCTCCGGCTGTGCGCGTGTCTATCGGTGAAGGCTTCGGCTTCGAGCCGGGCACATTCCTGGAAGGCAAAATGGTCGGCGCTTTGCGCGCTCTCGGTGCCGATTATGTGGTGGATACGAACTTCGGTGCCGATCTGACTATCATGGAGGAAGCGTCCGAGCTCGTAGAACGCCTCAATAAGGGCGGACAGATTCCTCAATTTACGAGCTGCTGCCCTGCGTGGGTACGCTTTGCGGAAATCTATTTCCCTGAACTCATTCCGAACTTGTCGTCCACGCGCTCCTGTATCGCTATGGAAGCGGCTATGATCAAGACGTACTTTGCTGAGAAGAAGGGCATCGACCCTCATAATATCGTATCCATCTCCGTCAACCCTTGTACGGCTAAGAAAGCGGAAACGAAACGGGAAGAAGAAAATGCGGCGTCTCGTTTCTACGATGACGAATCCCTCGGCATGGATACGGACATCTCCATTACGACTCGCGAATTCATCCGTTGGATTCAGGAGGAAAATATCGACTTCAACGCCGTTGAGGAATCTCAATTTGATGAACTGATCGGCATGGAAACCGGTGCGTCCATCATCTTCGGTAACACCGGCGGCGTAATGGAGGCCGCTATGCGTACGGCTTATAAACTCATTACGGACAAAGAACCGCCTCCATACGCGTTGACTCATCTCGAGGACGTACGCGGCATGCAGGGTGTGAAAGAAGCGACCGTTCAGCTCGGCGACGATGTGACCTTGTCTGTGGCGGTTGTGCACGGCGGTAAAAACGCTCGTGATTTCCTCAACGCTTTGAAAGAAGGCGACAAGCATTACGATTTCATCGAAGTCATGGCCTGCCCGGGCGGCTGCATCGGCGGCGGCGGTCAACCGCGCACGAAATTGCCGCAAGCCGTAAAAACGAAGGAAGCCCGCATCGGCGGACTGTATGAAGCGGACGAAAACTATAAATGGGTCGCTTCTTATGAAAACCCTGAAATTCAGGCATTATATAAGAACTTCCTGGGTGAACCGTTGGGCCATAAGGCGCATGAACTGTTGCATACACATTATACGGATCGCAGTGCGGTGCTCGGCGATCGCAAGGACGTAGTGCCTGAAACATGCCCTACATCCCCTAAATTCAAAGGATAAATGTAAGCACTTTTCAATATCCGATGAATGTTTAGTAGTGTGTAACACCACGAAATTAGGCGCAAACGATCTAATCTCGTTATGGAGTTCAATATCTGATGAATTCCTGGCCATGAGTAATGGAGAAGCTTTGTCATATTAACAATCACATAAACCGCTGTAGGAACCCTATGGGCTATTGTGAGTAGATTCTCTGACGTTAGACAATACAATTAATTAGATAGCACATCTAATGGTTTATCTGACGTTAAAGAGTACATCATGTAGATTCCATAGGGTTTTGTTATGATATAAAACATAGTCTCATCTTGGATATAGATGCTAAAATATTAATGAATATTGATAGTAAAACATATTTTATTGTGGTATAAAATATATTCTCATTTCGGTCTGTCAATTATGAGAATTTAGTATAGATATGTTCAATATGCATGAGGAAATGATGAATTATATAGTGTATAATAGTAATACATAATGTCAAATGGATATGATGGGGTCGTATTCTTTGGGAGAACGTTAGCGTACATTGTGTGGTTAGAGAGGGCTACAGGCCGAATGGACGTTAGTAAACCGAAGGGAACTTTCACAAGGAACGGACAAGTTCGTTGTATATTGCGGATTGTGAAAGTACCTAATACCTCTTTGGTTACGTAGGTAATGGGGCACTACGGTGCTAATGAGGAGTTTTGTGTACGCATGAAAAGTATAATTCAGCGAGTCATTTTAGGGATGGGCGTAATCCTGACAGTCATTTTGGCCGCTTCATGTAAACATCAGAATACGGGGAGCGAAGGCATTCGGCAGTTCTCGTATCGCGGATTGGTGGCTTCGGATAAACCTGTCACGGAAAAGGTCGATACATGGCTGGATGCTATGTCGAGAGAGGATAAAATCGGACAGCTCATGATGATCAGCCTGCATGGTACCGAGCTGGGGCAGTCGCAACGGGACGTCATTCGTAAATATCGGGTGGGCGGTATTTTGTTGACCAATGAGAACCTGATGTACAAGAACCAGGTGAAAGCTTTCATCGAGGAGATTCATCAGACGGCGGTGACATCGAGCTTGGTGACGCCGTACATCGCAATCAACCGGGACAAGGTGGAACGCAGGGGCGATATTTTTTTGCGTCTGCCCGAGGCGTCCAAGATGGGACAATATTCGATTGACCGCATCATCAATCTTACGACCCGGTCCGCTATCGAATTGCGCGATATGGGCTTTAATCTCGTTATCGGACCTAATGCGAATCTGGGGGTGCCGCATATTTCCTATACGGCGGACCCGACATGGGCGGGTCATATCAATTTGGCTATGGCCGAGCGCTATCAGATCAATCATATGTGGTTCGCTTACAATTATTTCCCCTCGTTGGGAACGGGGGACCGCATGTTTTCCTCCGCTGATGAGACGAAGGACTACTTGAGCGATAATGATGTGGCCGTATTCAAGCGCCTTGTGAAACAGACGACGCCGAATACATATATGGTCATGGTCAGCCATGCGCAGTTTCCCGCCATCGACAGCGAACATCTGGCGAGTTCATCAAAGTCGATCATAACGGATTGGCTGCGATCCGACCTGGGTTATGACGGCATTATCATGACGGACCGCATCGATGTCGGTGCGTTGCAGTCAAATCAGAACATCGGCGATTATGCGGTGGCGTCCGTCTTGGCCGGCAGCGACATCATCCTTCTCGATGCGGATACGACGCATATCGATGAGGTACATCGCGCTTTATCCCGCGCCGTGGAAAACGGAGACATTTCCGAAGAACGACTTAACGCATCGGTAAGGCGGATTCTGTCCATGAAAATGCAGGAACATGCGGACTGAAATCTGTGGTAATCTTTTACGTGTAAACTACTATATCGTAATATACTATATCGTAAACTACTATATTACGATATAGTATATTGCTGCATTCACGGCGCTGCCTATTACTGGTTATTCAGTAAAAGCGGCTATACTTTTACCAATACAAATCCCGATATTGAACTGATAACCCTGGAAAATATGTATAAAATCTGATTAATTCCTGATTTGTCATAATCCTCTTTCCGCGTTAAGGTGTAGTCAAGCGCTATGCCCGGGCAGGAAAGGAGATTATGTTAATTTCTGATGAATTACCAAATATTCAACGGTGTCAGTCGCCGGAGAAACATACGGATCGTCCGATTTTGCAGACCATGGTGTGCTCGCCGGAGGTGTTGGCATCGATTACGGACGAAAATCTGGTGCGTATATGTCAGCGCCGGAATATGCGGGTGCAAACCGTGCTGTACCAGCCGTGGAGTCCCGATGAAATTCATTATGATGCGGCACAGATCGAGCTGTGTCGGCGGTATCGTCCGCTCATTCTGCATTACACGAACTTCACGATGAATCGCGCGTTCAGAGAGGACCTTGAAGGGTATCTGTGGGCGGTTCTCGTGGACTCGATTTACAGCTATGATACGGAGGGGCCCGTGCCGTTTGCAGGTTTTGTGAAAGCCGGCATCCGATACGGTCAGATGAATTACTTCAAACATCAGCGTCGTCAGTGGCAGCGGGAAATACATCTGCCGGATACGACGACGGACGGTGACGAAAAGCAGCTGGCCATGGATCAGTTCGCCTCCGCGGATTGCGTGGAGGACGAGGTGTTGAACCGGGAGATGGAACAGCAGTTGCGGCATCGTCTCGTATGGGCCTTGTCACGCCTGACGGAAACACAAAGGTCTTTACTGCGTCAGGTATATGGCGACTCTAAAAGCTTTACCGCCATCAGCGAAGAACTGAATTGCAGCCGTCAAGCGGTGCAGCAACGCCACGAACGGGCGATCAGGAAATTGCGAAAATATCTGACAACGGATTTTGAGGATCTGGCGGATTATGGCTCGTAGGGGTTATAAGATTTTATAGTCGTTATATCGGTCTATATCGGCCCATAATGACCGTAACGGTTCATAGCAGTTTATGATGGCTAGACTGATTCATATCGGTTTATAATGTTTTATAGATATGCATATTATATACGTTTTGCGAATTCGATGCGTAATTAATGTCACATCAAGTAATCATTGTGTTTACAAGATTATAACAATATTTAATAATACATAAAATTCTATAGTTTTCCGTATATATTTACAAAATGTGTATGGAGGTATACAATAGTTTTAACAGCGGATCATTGCATGCGGATCTGCTTTCACAGAACACGTGTTCATTATTAATTGCATAGGAATGTTCCTTATTTTATTAAGGAGGATGTTTAGATGACATCACATGACGGAGTTGCAGAATTGATGATCTCTCGTTTATCACAGGGAGAGGATTTGGATTTGGTATATGCGAATCCCGAGAATCACATTGTTTGTCTTATTCCAACCTATGAAAATGGCGCGGACAGTACGTTGTGCTATTATGTCGATGGTCGGCAGGTTCTCATCGACAAGCCGATACGCCTTGTTACACGCGAGTTGGCTCTGAAAGAAGGCTTACGGCCGGGCTGTATGTTGAGCAGCGACGGTCATCGCAGTGCGTACACGGCGCCGCGGATCTTTGGACCGCATATGACGCTGGCCCATATTAAATGCCGTCGTTCTATCGGTAAAGACGTGGTATACGGCCTGTTCAACGTGGCGATTCCTTATGAATATCGGGTCGAAGAGGGACCGCAATCGGATACGAGCTATATCCGCGTGGCGGACTTTGAACCGATCCTGGTGTACCAGTCGCCGGCCCAGGTGCGCCGCAAACTGGCGGAAGCCATGATGGAACACTGCCATTACGTACGTAAAATGATGGCCCGCATCAAAATGAGCGGCAACCCGCACGTCGTGGCGGAACTCTTCATCGCCTGGCGAGACCTCACGACATAAGACCTTTGACATAGATCATTCGGATCATGTTGTCGAGAGGGGGCGGGCGTATAGGTGAAAGCTGTGTAATTTTGATGTTGTGTAAGTGTAAATATATATAAATGAGAAAAACCATCCCTTGAGAAATTGAGGGATGGTTTTATTTTTGTAGAAAAAAGATGTTTAGAACTTGATTATATTAAATTTCAAATCTTTTCATGAAAAAATGATGAATTTTTAAGTTGTTTTATGCTAGAATGAAATTAATTATACAGGTATGGTTTCGGTTTACAAATTATGTTTGGTTAGGCCGAAGGCAATAAAAAATCTCAATCCTTAAGGATTGAGAGTAGATGCCCTACGTCGGGCAGCCCGAAGGCACTGTAAATAAATTTGTATTTGAACTCGTAATGTAATTCTGTAAACCTCCAAAACATTTGGATTACTTATAGTATAGTGAACCAACCGCAGAATGTCAATCGTAAATTTTGGCGAAGGAGAGTAATTATGGAAACACAAGCAACTGCTCAACTCATTTCCGGTCATCTAAAAGGCTATCCTATTCGTGATTATTTTGTAGGCCTGGACATTGGTACTAATTCGGTCGGTTGGGCCGTGACTAATCGGATCTATGAATTGTTGAAGTTTCGTTCACATAAGATGTGGGGCAGTCGTTTATTTGAAGAGGGACAAACAGCTGTTGTGCGTCGTGGATTTCGTTCTATACGCCGAAGATTAGAACGCAGGCGGCTGCGTTTAAAATTATTAGAGGCTTTATTTGCTGATGCTATGGCGAGTGTAGATTCTACATTCTTTATTCGTCTCCGTGAAAGCAAATACCATTACGAGGATAAAACAACAGGACATAAGTCTAAATATATTTTGTTTATTGATGATAATTATACAGATCAAGATTATTTTGCGGAGTATCCTACAATCTATCATTTACGAGCTGATTTGATGGAGCATGGTACTGATGATATCCGTAAATTATT
It encodes the following:
- a CDS encoding sigma-70 family RNA polymerase sigma factor codes for the protein MLISDELPNIQRCQSPEKHTDRPILQTMVCSPEVLASITDENLVRICQRRNMRVQTVLYQPWSPDEIHYDAAQIELCRRYRPLILHYTNFTMNRAFREDLEGYLWAVLVDSIYSYDTEGPVPFAGFVKAGIRYGQMNYFKHQRRQWQREIHLPDTTTDGDEKQLAMDQFASADCVEDEVLNREMEQQLRHRLVWALSRLTETQRSLLRQVYGDSKSFTAISEELNCSRQAVQQRHERAIRKLRKYLTTDFEDLADYGS
- a CDS encoding glycoside hydrolase family 3 N-terminal domain-containing protein, translated to MKSIIQRVILGMGVILTVILAASCKHQNTGSEGIRQFSYRGLVASDKPVTEKVDTWLDAMSREDKIGQLMMISLHGTELGQSQRDVIRKYRVGGILLTNENLMYKNQVKAFIEEIHQTAVTSSLVTPYIAINRDKVERRGDIFLRLPEASKMGQYSIDRIINLTTRSAIELRDMGFNLVIGPNANLGVPHISYTADPTWAGHINLAMAERYQINHMWFAYNYFPSLGTGDRMFSSADETKDYLSDNDVAVFKRLVKQTTPNTYMVMVSHAQFPAIDSEHLASSSKSIITDWLRSDLGYDGIIMTDRIDVGALQSNQNIGDYAVASVLAGSDIILLDADTTHIDEVHRALSRAVENGDISEERLNASVRRILSMKMQEHAD
- a CDS encoding [FeFe] hydrogenase, group A; protein product: MSQYEFIDKRVPIALDNPSIYHDISKCKNCTLCRRACADVMSVLDYYDLDANGDVPVCIHCGQCAAACPFDSMHAKSELDKVKAALADPDKIVVIQTAPAVRVSIGEGFGFEPGTFLEGKMVGALRALGADYVVDTNFGADLTIMEEASELVERLNKGGQIPQFTSCCPAWVRFAEIYFPELIPNLSSTRSCIAMEAAMIKTYFAEKKGIDPHNIVSISVNPCTAKKAETKREEENAASRFYDDESLGMDTDISITTREFIRWIQEENIDFNAVEESQFDELIGMETGASIIFGNTGGVMEAAMRTAYKLITDKEPPPYALTHLEDVRGMQGVKEATVQLGDDVTLSVAVVHGGKNARDFLNALKEGDKHYDFIEVMACPGGCIGGGGQPRTKLPQAVKTKEARIGGLYEADENYKWVASYENPEIQALYKNFLGEPLGHKAHELLHTHYTDRSAVLGDRKDVVPETCPTSPKFKG